In Melopsittacus undulatus isolate bMelUnd1 chromosome 6, bMelUnd1.mat.Z, whole genome shotgun sequence, the following proteins share a genomic window:
- the GHSR gene encoding growth hormone secretagogue receptor type 1 isoform X1 — MREGSAASRDAENRTGGEPPLHLFPAPVLTGITVACILLFVIGIIGNLMTMLVVSRFRDMRTTTNFYLSSMAFSDLLIFLCMPLDLFRLWQYRPWNFGDLLCKLFQFISESCTYSTILNITALSVERYVAICFPLRAKVIITKGKVKLVILFLWAISFISAGPIFILVGVEHENGTNPLSTNECRATEYAIRSGLLTIMVWTSSIFFFLPVFCLTVLYSLIGRKLWRRKRKNIGPNTVIRDKNNKQTVKMLVVVVFAFILCWLPFHVGRYLFSKSFEAGSLEIAVISQYCNLVSFVLFYLSAAINPILYNIMSKKYRVAACRLFGLKPLPKKRLSSTKQESLRVWTEPSVIT; from the exons ATGCGGGAGGGGAGCGCAGCCAGCCGCGACGCGGAGAACCGGACAGGAGGCGAGCCCCCGCTGCACCTGTTTCCCGCACCCGTGCTCACAGGCATCACGGTCGCCTGCATCCTCCTGTTCGTCATCGGGATCATTGGCAACCTCATGACCATGCTGGTGGTGTCACGGTTCCGGGACATGAGGACCACCACCAACTTCTACCTGTCCAGCATGGCCTTCTCCGACCTGCTCATCTTCCTCTGCATGCCCCTGGACCTCTTTCGCCTCTGGCAGTATCGGCCCTGGAATTTCGGAGATCTCCTCTGCAAGCTTTTCCAGTTCATCAGCGAGAGCTGCACCTACTCCACCATCCTCAACATTACTGCCCTTAGCGTGGAGCGGTATGTTGCCATCTGCTTTCCCCTTCGAGCTAAAGTGATCATCACCAAGGGGAAGGTCAAGCTGGTCATCCTTTTCCTCTGGGCCATCTCCTTCATTAGTGCTGGACCCATCTTCATCTTGGTGGGGGTCGAGCACGAGAATGGCACAAACCCCCTGAGCACCAACGAGTGCCGAGCCACAGAGTATGCCATCCGCTCAGGGCTCCTCACAATCATGGTCTGGACCTCCAGcatcttctttttcctgcctGTGTTTTGCCTGACTGTGCTGTACAGCCTCATTGGGAGGAAGCTctggaggagaaagagaaagaacattGGTCCAAACACTGTCATCAGGGATAAGAACAACAAGCAAACTGTGAAAATGTTAG ttgtgGTGGTATTTGCCTTCATACTCTGCTGGTTGCCTTTTCACGTAGGACgatatttattttccaaatcCTTTGAAGCTGGATCCTTGGAGATAGCAGTGATCAGCCAGTACTGCAATTTGGTGTCCTTTGTCCTCTTCTACCTTAGCGCAGCCATCAACCCCATCCTCTACAATATCATGTCAAAGAAGTACCGGGTTGCTGCCTGCCGCTTGTTTGGACTCAAACCCCTTCCAAAGAAAAGACTCTCCAGCACAAAGCAAGAAAGTTTGCGTGTTTGGACAGAACCAAGTGTTATCACATGA
- the GHSR gene encoding growth hormone secretagogue receptor type 1 isoform X2: MREGSAASRDAENRTGGEPPLHLFPAPVLTGITVACILLFVIGIIGNLMTMLVVSRFRDMRTTTNFYLSSMAFSDLLIFLCMPLDLFRLWQYRPWNFGDLLCKLFQFISESCTYSTILNITALSVERYVAICFPLRAKVIITKGKVKLVILFLWAISFISAGPIFILVGVEHENGTNPLSTNECRATEYAIRSGLLTIMVWTSSIFFFLPVFCLTVLYSLIGRKLWRRKRKNIGPNTVIRDKNNKQTVKMLGRYLFSKSFEAGSLEIAVISQYCNLVSFVLFYLSAAINPILYNIMSKKYRVAACRLFGLKPLPKKRLSSTKQESLRVWTEPSVIT, from the exons ATGCGGGAGGGGAGCGCAGCCAGCCGCGACGCGGAGAACCGGACAGGAGGCGAGCCCCCGCTGCACCTGTTTCCCGCACCCGTGCTCACAGGCATCACGGTCGCCTGCATCCTCCTGTTCGTCATCGGGATCATTGGCAACCTCATGACCATGCTGGTGGTGTCACGGTTCCGGGACATGAGGACCACCACCAACTTCTACCTGTCCAGCATGGCCTTCTCCGACCTGCTCATCTTCCTCTGCATGCCCCTGGACCTCTTTCGCCTCTGGCAGTATCGGCCCTGGAATTTCGGAGATCTCCTCTGCAAGCTTTTCCAGTTCATCAGCGAGAGCTGCACCTACTCCACCATCCTCAACATTACTGCCCTTAGCGTGGAGCGGTATGTTGCCATCTGCTTTCCCCTTCGAGCTAAAGTGATCATCACCAAGGGGAAGGTCAAGCTGGTCATCCTTTTCCTCTGGGCCATCTCCTTCATTAGTGCTGGACCCATCTTCATCTTGGTGGGGGTCGAGCACGAGAATGGCACAAACCCCCTGAGCACCAACGAGTGCCGAGCCACAGAGTATGCCATCCGCTCAGGGCTCCTCACAATCATGGTCTGGACCTCCAGcatcttctttttcctgcctGTGTTTTGCCTGACTGTGCTGTACAGCCTCATTGGGAGGAAGCTctggaggagaaagagaaagaacattGGTCCAAACACTGTCATCAGGGATAAGAACAACAAGCAAACTGTGAAAATGTTAG GACgatatttattttccaaatcCTTTGAAGCTGGATCCTTGGAGATAGCAGTGATCAGCCAGTACTGCAATTTGGTGTCCTTTGTCCTCTTCTACCTTAGCGCAGCCATCAACCCCATCCTCTACAATATCATGTCAAAGAAGTACCGGGTTGCTGCCTGCCGCTTGTTTGGACTCAAACCCCTTCCAAAGAAAAGACTCTCCAGCACAAAGCAAGAAAGTTTGCGTGTTTGGACAGAACCAAGTGTTATCACATGA